TGCTTTGCTTACAACCGTTTAAATGATATGATTATTGTTGGAATAGATAAACGGGTTGTAGTTTTGGTGGAGGTGTATGTTTGTGTCTGAATCCAGCGCAACAACAGAAATTCTTATTCGCTTACCACAATCATTAGTGACGGAGTTGGATGGTTTAGTGAAACAGGAAGATGGCAACCGTAATGATCTAATTTATCAAGCTACGAAAATGTATATTCGTGAAAGAAAAAAAAGGCAAATCCGTGAATCCATGAGACGTGGCTACATGGAAA
This portion of the Bacillus carboniphilus genome encodes:
- a CDS encoding CopG family ribbon-helix-helix protein; this translates as MSESSATTEILIRLPQSLVTELDGLVKQEDGNRNDLIYQATKMYIRERKKRQIRESMRRGYMEMAKINLNIASEAFLAEYEADHTVERLVSGG